In one window of Rathayibacter caricis DSM 15933 DNA:
- a CDS encoding 3'-5' exonuclease yields MSITATTEPTLFDDGAFEALPSDEARAAPVPAELAPAEGAPWFDLLAVFDLETTGIDVRTSRIVTAHVGVIGADGEAIEGTTWLADPGVEIPAGASAVHGISTEHAREHGRPAGEVVAEVSEALRSLLARGIPVVVYNAPYDLSLLAHEARRWGVPVLIDPSPVVDPLVIDKAVDRYRKGKRTLTLAAEHYGVSLTDAHDAGADAVAAGRVAQALGRAFADELGVGADALHALQIDWCRDQAESFQEYMRRVRDEAFVADGAWPVRH; encoded by the coding sequence GTGAGCATCACCGCAACGACCGAGCCGACCCTGTTCGACGACGGCGCGTTCGAGGCCCTCCCGTCCGACGAGGCTCGCGCCGCTCCGGTACCCGCCGAGCTCGCGCCCGCCGAGGGCGCGCCCTGGTTCGACCTCCTCGCCGTCTTCGATCTCGAGACCACGGGCATCGACGTCCGCACGAGCCGCATCGTGACCGCGCACGTCGGAGTGATCGGAGCCGACGGAGAGGCGATCGAGGGCACCACGTGGCTCGCCGATCCGGGAGTCGAGATCCCCGCGGGGGCCAGCGCCGTGCACGGCATCAGCACCGAGCACGCGCGCGAGCACGGCCGCCCGGCGGGCGAGGTCGTCGCCGAGGTGTCCGAGGCGCTCCGCTCCCTGCTCGCCCGCGGCATCCCGGTCGTCGTCTACAACGCCCCCTACGATCTCTCGCTGCTCGCCCACGAGGCGCGACGCTGGGGTGTGCCGGTCCTGATCGATCCGAGCCCGGTCGTCGATCCCCTCGTCATCGACAAGGCCGTCGACCGCTACCGCAAGGGCAAGCGCACCCTCACCCTCGCCGCCGAGCACTACGGAGTGAGCCTCACCGACGCCCACGACGCCGGAGCCGACGCCGTCGCGGCGGGCAGGGTCGCCCAGGCGCTCGGCCGCGCCTTCGCCGACGAGCTCGGAGTGGGCGCCGACGCCCTGCACGCGCTGCAGATCGACTGGTGCCGCGACCAGGCCGAGTCGTTCCAGGAGTACATGCGCCGCGTCCGCGACGAGGCCTTCGTCGCCGACGGCGCCTGGCCCGTGCGCCACTGA
- a CDS encoding YdeI/OmpD-associated family protein, whose product MVSFADKPILPVVTAEEWEAYLSDSPDPGGVRLKLRKKAAVDPGLTYAEALDVALCHGWIDGQAGAFDEQFTLQAFTPRRRASPWSQVNREHVARLIEEGRMRPAGLAEIERAKADGRWDAAYRQKGAEVPPDLLAALEADPEAAAFFATVGGQKRFAFLFRLQQLKRPESRERRIREYVGLLREGRTLT is encoded by the coding sequence ATGGTGTCCTTCGCCGACAAGCCGATCCTCCCCGTCGTCACCGCGGAGGAGTGGGAGGCGTACCTGTCGGACTCCCCGGATCCCGGCGGGGTGCGTCTGAAGCTGCGCAAGAAGGCGGCGGTCGATCCCGGTCTGACCTACGCCGAGGCCCTCGACGTGGCGCTCTGCCACGGCTGGATCGACGGGCAGGCCGGCGCGTTCGACGAGCAGTTCACGCTGCAGGCCTTCACCCCGCGTCGCCGGGCCAGTCCGTGGTCGCAGGTGAACCGCGAGCACGTCGCCCGGTTGATCGAAGAGGGCCGGATGCGCCCCGCCGGACTCGCGGAGATCGAGCGCGCCAAGGCGGACGGCCGCTGGGACGCGGCGTACCGGCAGAAGGGCGCGGAGGTGCCTCCGGACCTGCTGGCGGCCCTGGAGGCCGACCCGGAGGCGGCGGCGTTCTTCGCGACCGTGGGCGGGCAGAAGCGCTTCGCGTTCCTCTTCCGCCTGCAGCAGTTGAAGCGGCCGGAGTCGCGCGAGCGCCGGATCCGCGAGTACGTGGGCCTGCTCCGGGAGGGTCGGACGCTCACTTAG
- a CDS encoding type B 50S ribosomal protein L31 — MKTDIHPEYAPIVFRDLASGETFLTRSTAKSSKTIELDGVTYPVIDVEISSASHPFYTGKQRIMDSAGRVEKFNSRYKNFGK, encoded by the coding sequence ATGAAGACCGACATCCACCCCGAGTACGCGCCGATCGTCTTCCGCGACCTCGCCTCCGGTGAGACCTTCCTCACCCGTTCGACGGCGAAGAGCAGCAAGACCATCGAGCTCGACGGCGTCACCTACCCGGTCATCGACGTCGAGATCTCGTCGGCCTCGCACCCGTTCTACACGGGCAAGCAGCGCATCATGGACTCGGCCGGCCGCGTCGAGAAGTTCAACAGCCGCTACAAGAACTTCGGCAAGTAG
- a CDS encoding ABC transporter ATP-binding protein gives MPSVVSFSDVSFVRNGKRILDHIEWAVAEEDRWVVLGPNGAGKTSILQIAAAQNYPSTGTAGILDETLGRVDVFELRPRIGYASTAMARRLPVDESVLDVVMTAAYSVTGRWNESYDAVDERRARRVLAEWKLDHLADRTFGTLSDGEQKRVQIARAIMTDPELLLLDEPAASLDLGAREELVALLSGFAKDPASPAIVMVTHHVEEIPDGFTHALLLRDGKAVAAGPLAEALTEQTLSETFGLDIALTREDGRYSARARR, from the coding sequence ATGCCCAGCGTCGTCTCGTTCTCCGATGTCTCCTTCGTCCGGAACGGCAAGCGGATCCTCGATCACATCGAGTGGGCCGTCGCCGAGGAGGACCGCTGGGTCGTCCTCGGACCCAACGGCGCGGGCAAGACCTCGATCCTGCAGATCGCCGCGGCGCAGAACTACCCCTCGACCGGCACCGCCGGGATCCTCGACGAGACCCTCGGCCGAGTCGACGTCTTCGAGCTGCGCCCGCGCATCGGCTACGCCTCGACCGCGATGGCCCGCCGCCTGCCGGTGGACGAATCGGTCCTGGACGTCGTGATGACCGCCGCCTACTCGGTGACCGGTCGCTGGAACGAGTCGTACGACGCCGTCGACGAGCGCCGCGCCCGCCGCGTGCTCGCCGAGTGGAAGCTCGACCACCTCGCGGACCGCACGTTCGGCACGCTCTCGGACGGCGAGCAGAAGCGGGTGCAGATCGCGCGTGCGATCATGACCGACCCCGAGCTCCTCCTGCTCGACGAGCCGGCCGCGAGCCTCGACCTCGGCGCCCGCGAGGAGCTCGTCGCGCTCCTCAGCGGTTTCGCGAAGGACCCGGCGTCGCCCGCGATCGTGATGGTCACCCACCACGTCGAGGAGATCCCCGACGGCTTCACCCACGCGCTCCTGCTGCGCGACGGGAAGGCCGTCGCCGCCGGGCCGCTGGCCGAGGCCCTGACCGAGCAGACGCTCTCCGAGACGTTCGGACTCGACATCGCCCTCACCCGCGAGGACGGCCGGTACTCGGCTCGCGCCCGCCGCTGA
- the glgA gene encoding glycogen synthase produces MRVDLLTKEYPPEVYGGAGVHVAELTKALRHDIEVVVRCFGAPRDEPGAFAYPVPAELAQANGALQTLGVDLQIAQDAAGADLVHSHTWYANAAGRLAQLLHGVPHVVSAHSLEPLRPWKAEQLGGGYRVSSWIEREAYETADAVIAVSGGMRADILRSYPALDPAKVHVVYNGIDLDAWHPVEDEAVLESLGIDPSRPSVVFVGRITRQKGLPYLLRAAATLPPEVQLVLCAGAPDTPEIMAEVTALVRGLQEERTGVVWIDRHLPRHELSAVLTAATTFVCPSIYEPLGIVNLEAMACGAAVVGTATGGIPEVVVDGVTGRLVPIEQVTDGTGTPVDPDRYVADLAAALAEVVADPEAAKRMGAAGRERAQSDFSWTQIARDTRAIYDSLV; encoded by the coding sequence GTGCGAGTCGATCTGCTGACCAAGGAATACCCGCCCGAGGTGTACGGAGGAGCCGGCGTCCATGTCGCCGAGCTCACCAAGGCGCTGCGCCACGACATCGAGGTCGTGGTCCGCTGCTTCGGAGCTCCCCGGGACGAGCCGGGAGCGTTCGCGTACCCGGTCCCCGCCGAACTCGCCCAGGCCAATGGAGCACTCCAGACCCTCGGCGTCGACCTGCAGATCGCGCAGGACGCGGCGGGAGCCGACCTCGTGCACTCGCACACCTGGTACGCGAACGCGGCGGGCCGTCTCGCCCAGCTGCTCCACGGCGTCCCGCACGTGGTCTCGGCGCACAGCCTCGAGCCGCTGCGCCCCTGGAAGGCCGAGCAGCTCGGCGGCGGCTACCGCGTCTCGAGCTGGATCGAGCGCGAGGCGTACGAGACCGCGGACGCCGTGATCGCGGTCTCCGGCGGCATGCGCGCCGACATCCTCCGCTCCTACCCGGCGCTGGACCCGGCGAAGGTGCACGTGGTCTACAACGGCATCGATCTCGACGCGTGGCACCCCGTCGAGGACGAGGCGGTCCTCGAGAGCCTCGGCATCGACCCCTCCCGCCCGTCGGTGGTCTTCGTCGGCCGCATCACGCGGCAGAAGGGGCTCCCGTACCTCCTGCGCGCGGCGGCGACGCTCCCTCCCGAGGTGCAGCTCGTGCTGTGCGCGGGCGCTCCCGACACCCCCGAGATCATGGCGGAGGTCACCGCGCTGGTGCGCGGGCTGCAGGAGGAGCGGACCGGCGTCGTCTGGATCGACCGCCACCTCCCTCGTCACGAGCTCTCCGCGGTGCTGACCGCGGCGACGACGTTCGTCTGCCCGTCGATCTACGAGCCGCTCGGCATCGTGAACCTCGAGGCCATGGCGTGCGGGGCCGCGGTCGTCGGCACGGCCACCGGCGGCATCCCCGAGGTCGTCGTGGACGGAGTGACGGGCCGCCTGGTCCCGATCGAGCAGGTCACCGACGGCACCGGCACCCCGGTCGACCCCGACCGCTACGTCGCGGACCTCGCGGCGGCTCTCGCCGAGGTGGTCGCGGATCCCGAGGCGGCCAAGCGCATGGGAGCGGCGGGCCGCGAGCGGGCGCAGAGCGATTTCAGCTGGACGCAGATCGCGCGGGACACCCGGGCGATCTACGACTCGCTCGTCTGA
- a CDS encoding glucose-1-phosphate adenylyltransferase: protein MQSKKIFGIVLAGGEGKRLMPLTADRAKPAVPFGGQYRLIDFALSNLINSGLTQIVVLTQYKSHSLDRHVSQTWRLSGLLNSYVASVPAQQRLGKRWFSGSADAILQSLNLIRDEKPDIVVVVGADHVYRMDFSQMIDAHIKSGAKATVAAIRQPIELADQFGVIQLAGDEAGDGVVPTKIAEFLEKPKDAVGLADSPHEVLASMGNYVFDADALIDAVIRDGELSTSDHDMGGDIIPDFVARGEAGVYDLKLNEVPGSTDRDRYYWRDVGTIDSFFEAHQDLISALPVFNLYNQQWPIFSSQLNSPPAKIVRDGKGNMGSTVDSVVSLGTVISGAHIERSVVGPWTVIESNATVTDSVVFDKVRIGPDALVVRAILDKDVVVEPGARVGVDHDHDRERGFTVTDSGITVVGKGVVVRP from the coding sequence ATGCAGTCAAAGAAGATCTTCGGCATCGTCCTCGCCGGCGGCGAGGGCAAGCGGCTCATGCCCCTCACGGCCGATCGCGCCAAGCCCGCGGTCCCGTTCGGCGGCCAGTACCGCCTGATCGACTTCGCGCTGTCGAACCTGATCAACTCGGGGCTCACGCAGATCGTCGTGCTGACGCAGTACAAGTCGCACTCGCTCGACCGCCACGTCTCGCAGACCTGGCGCCTCTCGGGTCTGCTCAACTCCTACGTCGCCTCCGTGCCCGCGCAGCAGCGTCTGGGCAAGCGCTGGTTCAGCGGCTCCGCCGACGCGATCCTGCAGAGCCTCAACCTGATCCGCGACGAGAAGCCCGACATCGTCGTCGTGGTCGGCGCCGATCACGTGTACCGCATGGACTTCTCGCAGATGATCGACGCCCACATCAAGTCGGGTGCGAAGGCCACGGTCGCGGCGATCCGCCAGCCGATCGAGCTGGCCGACCAGTTCGGAGTCATCCAGCTCGCGGGCGACGAGGCGGGCGACGGCGTCGTCCCCACCAAGATCGCCGAGTTCCTCGAGAAGCCCAAGGACGCGGTCGGCCTGGCCGACTCGCCCCACGAGGTGCTCGCCTCGATGGGCAACTACGTCTTCGACGCCGACGCGCTGATCGACGCGGTCATCCGCGACGGAGAACTGTCGACCTCCGACCACGACATGGGCGGCGACATCATCCCCGACTTCGTCGCGCGCGGCGAGGCGGGCGTGTACGACCTCAAGCTCAACGAGGTCCCCGGATCGACCGATCGCGACCGCTACTACTGGCGCGACGTCGGCACCATCGACTCCTTCTTCGAGGCGCACCAGGACCTCATCTCGGCGCTGCCCGTCTTCAACCTCTACAACCAGCAGTGGCCGATCTTCTCGTCGCAGCTCAACTCGCCCCCCGCGAAGATCGTGCGGGACGGCAAGGGCAACATGGGCTCGACCGTCGACTCGGTCGTCTCGCTCGGCACCGTCATCTCGGGCGCGCACATCGAGCGCAGCGTCGTGGGACCGTGGACCGTCATCGAGTCGAACGCGACCGTGACCGACTCGGTGGTCTTCGACAAGGTCCGCATCGGCCCGGACGCGCTGGTCGTCCGCGCTATCCTCGACAAGGACGTCGTCGTCGAGCCCGGCGCGCGGGTCGGCGTGGATCACGATCACGACCGCGAGCGCGGGTTCACCGTCACCGACTCGGGGATCACCGTGGTCGGCAAGGGCGTCGTCGTCCGCCCGTAG
- the serB gene encoding phosphoserine phosphatase SerB has protein sequence MSERPATPARFLVVLDADSTLLQDEVIELLAAHAGSEDLVAAVTERAMRGEIDFGESLRERVATLAGVPDSVCESVRAGLRVTPGVQELIAGVHAAGGRIGVVSGGFHEVLDPVARELGLDYARANRLASHSGVLTGAVSGPVIDAHAKAAALLEWAADAGVPAQRTIAIGDGANDLEMMAVAALAVAFNAKPLVRERADLVVDGIDLSQLLPVLGLRG, from the coding sequence ATGAGTGAGCGTCCTGCGACGCCTGCCCGCTTCCTCGTCGTCCTGGACGCCGATTCGACCCTTCTCCAGGACGAGGTGATCGAGCTCCTCGCGGCCCACGCGGGCTCCGAGGACCTCGTCGCCGCGGTGACCGAGCGCGCGATGCGCGGCGAGATCGACTTCGGCGAGAGCCTGCGGGAGCGGGTGGCGACCCTCGCGGGCGTCCCCGACTCCGTCTGCGAGAGCGTCCGGGCAGGGCTGCGCGTCACTCCCGGCGTGCAGGAGCTCATCGCGGGCGTGCATGCCGCGGGCGGACGCATCGGAGTGGTGTCCGGCGGATTCCACGAAGTGCTCGATCCCGTCGCGCGCGAGCTGGGTCTCGACTACGCGCGGGCGAACCGCCTGGCCTCGCACTCCGGTGTGCTGACCGGCGCGGTCAGCGGCCCGGTCATCGACGCGCACGCGAAGGCCGCGGCGCTCCTCGAGTGGGCCGCCGACGCCGGTGTCCCCGCGCAGCGCACGATCGCGATCGGAGACGGAGCGAACGACCTCGAGATGATGGCGGTCGCCGCACTGGCGGTCGCCTTCAACGCGAAGCCCCTCGTGCGGGAGCGCGCCGATCTCGTCGTCGACGGCATCGATCTCAGCCAGCTCCTCCCGGTGCTCGGTCTGCGCGGCTGA
- a CDS encoding SatD family protein, translating into MREAPVVAVLIDLVGSRRLERRDVAQHEIETGFASVDGVASAIEPLHPTVGDEFQGVYPSLPAALTATLHARLSLPAGVDCRVGLGRGEIRVIGSGVAGGLQDGSAWWRARTAIDRAHELEDGAVPSARAWFVGSDEPGAEEAAVNAYLLARDALIGPLSARDRRLVLGAARGTAQKTLAEQESISQSAVSQALRRASAGALLTGARLFEDAC; encoded by the coding sequence ATGAGGGAAGCGCCGGTCGTCGCCGTTCTGATCGATCTGGTCGGTTCGCGCAGACTCGAGCGCCGCGATGTGGCGCAGCACGAGATCGAGACCGGCTTCGCCTCCGTCGACGGAGTGGCCTCTGCGATCGAGCCGCTGCACCCGACGGTGGGCGACGAGTTCCAGGGCGTCTACCCGTCGCTCCCCGCCGCCCTCACGGCCACCCTGCACGCGCGCCTGTCCCTGCCCGCCGGGGTCGACTGCCGAGTCGGTCTCGGCCGGGGGGAGATCAGGGTGATCGGTTCGGGAGTCGCGGGCGGCCTGCAGGACGGATCGGCGTGGTGGCGCGCCCGCACCGCGATCGACCGCGCCCACGAGCTCGAGGACGGCGCCGTCCCGAGTGCGCGGGCCTGGTTCGTGGGCTCCGACGAGCCGGGGGCCGAGGAGGCCGCGGTGAACGCCTACCTCCTCGCCCGGGACGCGCTGATCGGCCCCTTGAGCGCGCGGGACCGCCGACTCGTGCTCGGGGCGGCGCGGGGAACGGCGCAGAAGACGCTGGCGGAGCAGGAGTCGATCTCGCAGTCCGCGGTGTCGCAGGCGCTGCGTCGCGCGAGCGCGGGCGCGCTCCTCACCGGCGCGAGGCTCTTCGAGGACGCGTGCTGA
- a CDS encoding beta-ketoacyl-ACP reductase gives MTTPRTVLVTGGNRGIGFAIAEEFVAAGHRVAVTARSGSGPAGSLTVVADVTDSESIDAAFTQVEAELGPVEVVVANAGITRDTLLLRMTEDDFTSVIDTNLTGAFRVVKRASKGMLKQKFGRVILISSVVGLYGGPGQINYSSSKAALVGFARSLTRELGARNITANVVAPGFIETDMTAELPAEQQAEYRKSIPLGRYGTAAEVAKVTRWLAGDEAAYISGAVVPVDGGLGMGH, from the coding sequence ATGACCACGCCCCGCACCGTCCTCGTCACCGGAGGCAACCGAGGCATCGGCTTCGCCATCGCCGAGGAGTTCGTGGCCGCGGGGCACCGGGTCGCGGTCACGGCTCGGTCCGGATCGGGTCCGGCCGGATCGCTCACCGTCGTGGCCGACGTCACCGACTCCGAGTCGATCGATGCCGCCTTCACCCAGGTGGAGGCCGAGCTCGGTCCCGTCGAGGTCGTCGTGGCGAACGCGGGGATCACCCGCGACACCCTCCTCCTGCGCATGACCGAGGACGACTTCACGTCGGTCATCGACACCAACCTGACCGGGGCGTTCCGTGTGGTGAAGCGCGCCTCGAAAGGCATGCTCAAGCAGAAGTTCGGGCGCGTCATCCTGATCTCGAGCGTCGTGGGCCTCTACGGCGGACCGGGTCAGATCAACTACTCGTCGTCGAAGGCCGCCCTCGTCGGCTTCGCCCGCTCGCTCACCCGCGAGCTCGGGGCGCGCAACATCACCGCGAACGTCGTCGCTCCGGGCTTCATCGAGACCGACATGACGGCGGAGCTGCCGGCGGAGCAGCAGGCGGAGTACCGCAAGAGCATCCCGCTCGGCCGGTACGGGACCGCCGCCGAGGTGGCGAAGGTCACCCGCTGGCTCGCCGGCGACGAGGCCGCCTACATCTCGGGTGCGGTGGTCCCGGTCGACGGCGGCCTCGGGATGGGGCACTGA
- a CDS encoding DUF3099 domain-containing protein — protein sequence MKPRESLTSLPPSPTAERRSRAIKYSIAMGIRMICVICLIFAQGWWLAFFAIGAIVLPYFAVVLANVGGVGESGNVQRPGAIVLSRPVPPPAPAPESGSSTDDRAEGGGATTDRP from the coding sequence GTGAAACCCCGCGAATCGCTCACCTCCCTCCCGCCGTCGCCGACCGCGGAGCGTCGCTCCCGCGCGATCAAGTACTCCATCGCGATGGGCATCCGCATGATCTGCGTGATCTGCCTGATCTTCGCGCAGGGGTGGTGGCTCGCGTTCTTCGCCATCGGCGCCATCGTCCTCCCGTACTTCGCCGTGGTGCTCGCGAACGTCGGCGGAGTCGGCGAGAGCGGGAACGTGCAGCGCCCCGGTGCGATCGTCCTGTCCCGCCCCGTGCCGCCGCCCGCACCTGCCCCCGAGTCCGGCTCCTCGACCGACGACCGGGCCGAGGGCGGCGGAGCGACGACGGATCGACCGTGA
- a CDS encoding SURF1 family protein: protein MTDSTPRPSWRFVLSRRWFGYLALAVVFAVACVLLSRWQVARLDEAASTNRLVTANWTADPVTLDDLIGEDGAWDDALEFRPVEVTGVYETQDETLVRNRPYNGNPGFEVLTPLRLADGSLFIVDRGWVPVGSEQDSPDAVPAPPEGEVTVTARIKPSEGRIEGRSAPAGQIATIQLDDLRAQLGEPVRTSAYGLLVSESPAPVDAPPLAALKPVADEGLHISYAIQWVLFALMGFGGLGWAVRHEFRLLNADDPEVIAAEERREQRRLKRGRSDSEIEDELLDAHH from the coding sequence TTGACCGACTCCACGCCGCGTCCCTCCTGGCGCTTCGTGCTCTCGCGCCGCTGGTTCGGCTACCTCGCCCTCGCGGTGGTCTTCGCCGTCGCCTGCGTGCTGTTGTCGCGCTGGCAGGTGGCGCGCCTGGACGAGGCCGCCTCGACGAACCGGCTCGTCACGGCCAACTGGACGGCCGACCCCGTCACTCTCGACGACCTGATCGGCGAGGACGGCGCGTGGGACGACGCGCTCGAGTTCCGGCCGGTCGAGGTCACGGGCGTCTACGAGACGCAGGACGAGACGCTCGTCCGCAACCGGCCCTACAACGGCAATCCCGGATTCGAGGTGCTCACACCGCTCCGACTCGCGGACGGCAGCCTGTTCATCGTGGACCGCGGTTGGGTCCCGGTCGGATCCGAGCAGGACTCCCCCGATGCCGTGCCCGCCCCTCCGGAGGGAGAGGTCACGGTGACGGCCAGGATCAAGCCGAGCGAGGGCCGCATCGAGGGGCGCTCCGCTCCCGCCGGTCAGATCGCGACCATCCAGCTCGACGACCTGCGTGCGCAGCTGGGAGAGCCGGTGCGCACGAGCGCCTACGGCCTGCTGGTCTCGGAATCCCCCGCACCTGTCGACGCTCCTCCTCTCGCGGCGCTGAAGCCGGTGGCCGACGAGGGCCTGCACATCAGCTACGCGATCCAGTGGGTGCTGTTCGCGCTGATGGGCTTCGGAGGACTGGGCTGGGCCGTGCGGCACGAGTTCCGGCTGCTCAACGCCGACGATCCCGAGGTCATCGCGGCGGAGGAGCGGCGGGAGCAGCGCCGCCTGAAGCGCGGTCGCAGCGACTCCGAGATCGAGGACGAGCTCCTCGACGCCCACCACTGA
- the abc-f gene encoding ribosomal protection-like ABC-F family protein has protein sequence MLSVHDLELRVGARLLMENVSFRVGDGDKVGLVGRNGAGKTTLTKVLAGDLIAAKGTVDRGGEIGYLPQDPRSGDPEELARTRILDARGLGSLVVGMSEATEAMSSSDPAISAAGMKKYGNLTDRFLALGGYAAEAEAASIASNLNLPDRILDQPLKTLSGGQRRRIELARILFSDASTLILDEPTNHLDADSVVWLREFLKNYRGGFIVISHDIELVGETVNRVFYLDANRQVIDVYNMNWKNYQRQRAADEERRKKERANVEKKAGALQLQAARFGAKASKAAAAHQMVARAEKMMSGLEEVRAVDRVAKLRFPTPMPCGRTPLQAENLSKSYGSLEIFTAVDLAIDRGSKVVILGLNGAGKTTLLRILGGVDAPDTGSIEPGHGLRIGYYAQEHETIDVKRSVLENMVSSSPNLTETEARRVLGSFLFTGDDSHKPAGVLSGGEKTRLALAMIVVSGANVLLLDEPTNNLDPASRDEILDALAHYEGAVVLVSHDEGAVEALNPERVLIMPEGTEDHWTADYLDLITLA, from the coding sequence GTGCTGAGCGTCCACGATCTCGAACTCCGAGTCGGCGCCCGACTCCTGATGGAGAACGTCTCCTTCCGGGTGGGCGACGGCGACAAGGTGGGCCTCGTCGGCCGCAACGGGGCGGGGAAGACGACGCTGACCAAGGTGCTGGCCGGCGACCTCATCGCCGCCAAGGGCACGGTCGATCGCGGCGGTGAGATCGGCTACCTCCCGCAGGACCCGCGCTCGGGCGACCCGGAGGAGCTGGCGCGCACGCGCATCCTCGACGCCCGCGGTCTGGGCTCCCTCGTGGTGGGCATGTCGGAGGCGACCGAGGCGATGTCGAGCAGCGACCCGGCGATCAGTGCGGCGGGGATGAAGAAGTACGGCAACCTGACCGACCGCTTCCTCGCGCTCGGCGGTTACGCCGCGGAGGCCGAGGCGGCCTCGATCGCGAGCAACCTGAACCTGCCGGACCGGATCCTCGATCAGCCGCTGAAGACGCTCTCGGGCGGTCAGCGTCGGCGCATCGAGCTCGCGCGCATCCTGTTCTCGGATGCCAGCACGCTGATCCTGGACGAGCCGACCAACCACCTCGACGCGGACTCGGTGGTGTGGCTCCGCGAGTTCCTGAAGAACTACCGCGGCGGATTCATCGTCATCAGTCACGACATCGAGCTGGTCGGCGAGACGGTCAACCGCGTCTTCTACCTGGATGCGAACCGCCAGGTCATCGACGTCTACAACATGAACTGGAAGAACTACCAGCGCCAGCGCGCCGCCGACGAGGAGCGCCGCAAGAAGGAGCGCGCGAACGTCGAGAAGAAGGCTGGCGCCCTGCAGCTGCAGGCGGCGCGCTTCGGCGCGAAGGCCTCCAAGGCGGCGGCGGCGCACCAGATGGTGGCGCGCGCCGAGAAGATGATGAGCGGCCTCGAGGAGGTGCGCGCCGTCGACCGCGTCGCCAAGCTGCGCTTCCCGACGCCGATGCCCTGCGGCCGCACCCCGCTGCAGGCCGAGAACCTGTCGAAGAGCTACGGCTCGCTCGAGATCTTCACCGCCGTCGACCTGGCGATCGACCGCGGGTCCAAGGTGGTCATCCTGGGTCTGAACGGCGCGGGCAAGACGACCCTGCTGCGGATCCTCGGCGGGGTGGACGCGCCGGACACCGGGTCGATCGAGCCCGGCCACGGTCTGCGGATCGGCTACTACGCCCAGGAGCACGAGACGATCGACGTCAAGCGCTCGGTGCTCGAGAACATGGTGTCGAGCAGCCCGAACCTCACCGAGACCGAGGCGCGCCGCGTCCTGGGCTCGTTCCTGTTCACCGGCGACGACTCGCACAAGCCGGCCGGAGTGCTCTCGGGTGGCGAGAAGACCCGTCTGGCCCTCGCGATGATCGTCGTCTCCGGGGCGAACGTCCTGCTGCTGGACGAGCCGACCAACAACCTCGACCCGGCGAGCCGCGACGAGATCCTCGACGCGCTCGCGCACTACGAGGGCGCGGTGGTCCTGGTCAGCCACGACGAGGGTGCCGTCGAGGCGCTGAACCCCGAGCGGGTGCTCATCATGCCCGAGGGCACCGAGGACCACTGGACCGCGGACTACCTCGACCTGATCACCCTGGCCTGA
- a CDS encoding biotin transporter BioY, producing the protein MSSYSLAPSRPVLADRLFARSIVTDLVLVVAAAAFTAGMAQLYIPMWPVPITGQTFAVLLAGTTLGALRGALAMGVYALVGVLGAPVFTEGSSGWAVLAGPTGGYIVGFVLASIVTGWLAQRQWDRRVVGTLVTFLAGTATIYLVGLPWLAIALGSLGYPADLGSVLTAGLVPFLIGDALKIVLAAALVPTTWALLRHRSN; encoded by the coding sequence ATGTCCAGCTACTCGCTCGCCCCGTCGCGGCCGGTCCTCGCGGACCGACTGTTCGCGCGCTCGATCGTCACCGATCTCGTCCTGGTGGTCGCCGCCGCGGCCTTCACCGCCGGGATGGCCCAGCTCTACATCCCGATGTGGCCCGTGCCGATCACCGGCCAGACCTTCGCCGTGCTCCTCGCGGGAACCACGCTGGGCGCGCTCCGCGGAGCGCTCGCGATGGGCGTCTACGCACTGGTCGGCGTGCTCGGCGCCCCGGTCTTCACCGAGGGCTCGAGCGGCTGGGCCGTCCTCGCCGGCCCGACCGGTGGCTACATCGTCGGTTTCGTCCTCGCTTCGATCGTCACCGGATGGCTGGCGCAGCGCCAGTGGGACCGCCGCGTCGTCGGCACCCTGGTCACCTTCCTCGCGGGCACCGCGACCATCTACCTGGTCGGACTCCCCTGGCTCGCGATCGCGCTCGGCTCGCTCGGCTACCCCGCCGATCTCGGCTCCGTCCTCACCGCCGGTCTCGTCCCGTTCCTGATCGGCGACGCCCTCAAGATCGTGCTCGCCGCCGCACTGGTCCCCACGACCTGGGCTCTGCTCCGCCACCGCTCGAACTGA